From a single Vanacampus margaritifer isolate UIUO_Vmar chromosome 15, RoL_Vmar_1.0, whole genome shotgun sequence genomic region:
- the ptprb gene encoding receptor-type tyrosine-protein phosphatase beta isoform X2 translates to MAARSFWRSVPFVWMLQALILAQTDELSDGCRPSIRDVTSGWDSVEITVNAQGRNCSLAVSSADAEDAQCARKRHQDRGQEVEANMTESEGSGFQDGVFTCELQHLEPGSAYVLHVHSGSIREVANISVCTSPSAPSGLRVTSRSSDSLGLSWQAGSGRTQRFRLLLWGRSGDAHDDFAHLLLNETLESTATARVVDKLTPGRRYKVTMATEAGGLRNHTSIQTQTAPAVVTNLTATADGAALLLSWRHPAGDVDALEVSLRSDDSSPRRMILHPNATEVTVNGVTPGLAYRVTVSSRSGELHNSSEIDARAAPAVVSHLALMPSPAGGLFLSWAPPAGHWDGYRLVLYDGSQEIVAANLGKEAVNFTFPGTGLLPGRRYRALLSVKSGRLATESSCEGNTLPTHACDLHIRHADETSLSAMWSHAPSGSRDAYFLTLRHGNVTVDTREVEPHMRECTFNVLTPGRIYNITVTTRSGNLNASVFVQGRTVPMALSAMTLRSVGVDSLYASWEKPRGDVDSYMLTLLKDSLVVQNHSVPVPVGPASLLLCGLTAGALYRLEAVTVSGGVQSKATSLEGRTNPASVTEVTVVNGGHPDTLHVSWHPAVGEVDSYLVRLEDGGGGGAVVHTQVVSRWSPPECSFSSLTAGRMYTVVIATRSGSLENATRVHARTQPAPVQNPTAVHSARDDFLKVYWRHASGDVGAYVVEVWYNNSVVQKQSIAPERSDCVFGSLTPGRLYTVTVETWSGDLVSSASTDGRTFPASVSNLSLSNAGSADLTVTWSPAPGDVDHYEVTLLFNDTRVFPPVTLGSDARRHKFTSLTAGRLYKMVVSTFSGPNQRALFIQGRTVPAKVTNLHLMPQHPPVDGGLAAAWTPALGDVDVYVVSLSATGGGVVETRLVPKHVSSLNFLDLIPGHAYNLTIQSRSGELTNSNMVSGRTTPARVSALQADQEHTPHSLTVTWERPAGHYDAFRLLLSDRSGITLAEPTLPASSHSHRLDGLTAGKWYRVTVLTLSGGVASAEVTAEGQTRPSAVSNLTVTSANSSSLGFSWHHSDGHVDVYEVALFALAEQPDDDKAKETAGDKQHQQVFGEPVGVQKVLPGVDACMFTGLQPGSLHRLQVVSWSRHLSSDSSVLARTAPSPVGWLQLDSSGQTDKLTTSWRHGAGRRSSYQVTLSDMSDAVVGAKLLRAEHSSHVFTGLAPGRLYRVDVITRSGEMSSNTSTLGRTTPAPPTQLSIKQGPTNETLELSWAGPASGDYDSFAVAWTPPDRLSVTRTHLTVRLLGGAFPGRRYNFTVATVSGGGTGDGPVVTSRPMQRSVTISPSPLRSLHCVPVSSSCVSCSWSPPASDLDSYEVECRRHDDGELTSALRLGGKVTTVTLDQLDAFRKYAVTVRVASHGHTSTPTAHTAVTMIDRPPAPPPSMSVSSTAAKLTSSSILFRFNCSWFSDVNGAVRYFAVIVAQSDANDLLLPEQRHPLPSYRHYVNNASVRAYQSAYFVNRCPQDANMAASQLVEVNLGAGGDRLGGACDRFRDDSYLSDSYGDFCDGPLKQRTSYRLGVRAFTRLFDETGKEFPQPLFSDTYLSSPLRTHAEPLGGAVEGLSASMFLLGVTVAVVSLLLYRHRVRKVAAQENPVMRMNLWKEVPNAGMYVGVKSARRVTSPVKASHFESHVLKLQADASVLMSEEFEDLKDVGRSQTMEASRLPENRGKNRYNNILPYDSTRVKLSCLDDDSCSDYINGSYVPGHNFRREYVATQGPLPATKDDFWRMLWEHGVRVVVMVTQCVEKGRVKCEQYWPCHKEATYYGELLVQMTSEWVLPEWTVRDFRISSERGGSPRTVRHFHFTVWPDHGVPDGTHSLVQFVRTVRDFVDRSATSTAGPTVVHCSAGVGRTGTFIALDRLLQQLDAKGSVDVYGCVFDLRLHRQHMVQTECQYAFLHQCVRDVLRARKHRSDYAIYENFDPDLCRELIHSGR, encoded by the exons gTCCTTCAGCACCATCGGGCCTGCGTGTGACATCCAGGTCGAGCGACAGCCTGGGACTTTCCTGGCAGGCGGGCTCAGGCAGGACTCAGCGCTTCAGGCTCCTTCTGTGGGGACGTTCCGGAGATGCGCACGACGACTTTG CGCATCTGCTGCTAAACGAGACGTTGGAGAGCACCGCCACCGCACGCGTTGTTGACAAGCTCACGCCGGGCAGACGCTACAAAGTTACCATGGCAACGGAGGCCGGCGGTCTGCGCAACCACACCAGCATCCAGACTCAAACGG CGCCGGCCGTCGTCACAAACCTGACGGCCACCGCCGACGGTGCCGCCTTGCTGTTGTCGTGGCGACATCCCGCGGGCGATGTGGACGCCCTGGAGGTGTCGCTGCGGTCGGACGACTCCAGCCCGCGACGGATGATTCTTCATCCCAACGCCACCGAGGTCACAGTGAACGGGGTGACCCCCGGCTTGGCCTATCGCGTGACGGTGAGCTCCCGGAGCGGCGAGCTGCACAACTCATCGGAGATTGATGCACGCGCAG CTCCTGCGGTGGTGTCTCACCTGGCCTTGATGCCCTCCCCCGCCGGGGGTCTCTTCTTGTCATGGGCGCCCCCCGCCGGTCATTGGGACGGCTACCGACTCGTCCTCTATGACGGCTCCCAGGAAATAGTCGCAGCTAACCTGGGCAAGGAGGCTGTCAATTTTACCTTCCCCGGGACGGGACTACTTCCTGGACGGCGCTACCGAGCCTTGCTATCCGTCAAAAGTGGACGGCTGGCCACAGAAAGCAGCTGTGAAGGAAACACAC TTCCCACACACGCATGCGACCTTCACATTCGTCACGCCGACGAGACGTCCCTGAGCGCCATGTGGAGCCACGCCCCCTCCGGGTCACGCGACGCTTACTTCCTGACCCTTCGCCACG GTAACGTCACTGTGGATACCAGGGAGGTGGAGCCTCACATGAGGGAGTGCACCTTTAACGTCCTCACGCCCGGGAGGATTTATAACATCACCGTCACAACAAGGAGTGGAAATCTCAATGCGTCTGTCTTCGTCCAGGGACGGACAG TTCCCATGGCGTTGAGCGCCATGACGCTCCGCAGCGTCGGCGTGGACAGCCTCTATGCATCGTGGGAAAAACCACGTGGGGACGTCGACTCGTACATGCTCACACTACTCAAGGACAG CCTTGTTGTTCAGAACCACAGCGTTCCGGTTCCTGTTGGCCCCGCCTCCTTGCTGCTTTGTGGTTTAACAGCTGGCGCTCTCTACAGACTGGAAGCTGTTACTGTTAGTGGCGGCGTGCAGTCCAAAGCCACAAGTCTGGAGGGAAGAACCA ACCCAGCATCTGTTACCGAGGTAACGGTGGTGAATGGCGGGCATCCGGATACGCTGCACGTGTCCTGGCATCCTGCAGTTGGCGAAGTTGACAGTTACCTGGTCCGCCTTGaggatggcggcggcggcggggcggTGGTTCACACTCAGGTCGTTTCGCGGTGGTCTCCACCCGAGTGCTCATTCAGCTCCCTGACGGCCGGACGGATGTACACTGTCGTCATAGCAACCAGGAGTGGCAGCTTGGAGAACGCCACCCGGGTTCATGCACGCACAC AACCTGCCCCAGTGCAGAACCCGACCGCCGTGCATTCAGCTAGAGACGACTTCCTCAAG GTGTACTGGCGTCACGCGTCGGGCGACGTGGGTGCTTACGTTGTGGAGGTGTGGTACAACAACAGCGTGGTGCAGAAGCAAAGCATCGcgcccgaacgcagcgactgcgTCTTCGGCTCGCTAACGCCCGGGCGGCTTTACACGGTCACCGTGGAGACGTGGAGCGGAGACCTCGTCAGCAGCGCTTCCACGGATGGACGCACCT ttccAGCCTCTGTGTCCAATTTGTCGCTTAGCAACGCAGGATCAGCTGACCTGACAGTCACCTGGAGCCCCGCCCCCGGAGATGTGGACCACTATGAG GTCACGCTGCTGTTCAACGACACGCGTGTGTTCCCGCCGGTCACGCTGGGCAGCGACGCGCGACGACACAAATTCACGTCGCTAACGGCTGGACGCCTCTACAAGATGGTCGTGTCCACCTTCAGCGGACCCAACCAGAGGGCGCTCTTCATCCAGGGACGCACAG TTCCGGCCAAGGTGACCAACCTCCACCTCATGCCACAGCACCCCCCTGTGGACGGGGGACTGGCGGCCGCATGGACGCCGGCTCTTGGTGACGTGGATGTGTACGTCGTCTCGCTGTCTGCTACG GGCGGCGGCGTGGTGGAAACTCGGCTCGTCCCCAAACACGTCTCATCTCTGAACTTCCTGGATCTGATCCCGGGCCACGCCTACAACCTCACCATCCAATCACGCAGCGGCGAACTGACCAACAGCAACATGGTGTCCGGTCGCACAA CTCCGGCCCGCGTGAGCGCCCTGCAGGCAGACCAGGAGCACACGCCGCACAGCCTGACCGTCACATGGGAGCGGCCGGCGGGACACTACGACGCCTTCAGGCTGCTTCTCAGCGACCGCTCCGGCATCACGCTGGCCGAGCCGACCCTGCCCGCCAGCAGTCATTCGCACCGCCTGGATGGACTGACTGCCGGGAAGTGGTACCGTGTCACCGTGCTGACGCTCAGCGGGGGCGTGGCCTCTGCCGAGGTCACGGCCGAAGGGCAAACGC GTCCCTCCGCCGTGTCCAATTTGACGGTGACGTCTGCCAACTCGTCATCTCTTGGCTTCTCGTGGCACCACTCGGACGGGCACGTGGACGTCTACGAGGTGGCGCTCTTCGCGTTGGCCGAGCAGCCAGACGATGACAAAGCGAAGGAAACCGCCGGCGACAAGCAGCATCAGCAG GTTTTCGGGGAGCCGGTGGGAGTCCAGAAAGTTTTGCCGGGCGTGGACGCGTGCATGTTTACGGGTCTGCAGCCGGGAAGTCTGCACCGGCTGCAAGTCGTCAGCTGGAGTCGACATTTGAGCAGCGACTCGTCCGTACTCGCCAGGACCG CGCCCTCTCCTGTCGGGTGGCTGCAGTTAGACAGTTCTGGACAAACAGACAAACTGACAACCAGCTGGCGTCATGGCGCCGGACGCCGGAGCTCCTATCAG GTGACATTGTCGGACATGTCGGACGCCGTGGTTGGAGCCAAGCTGCTGAGGGCGGAGCATAGCAGTCACGTGTTCACGGGTCTCGCTCCTGGTAGGCTGTATCGCGTTGACGTCATCACGCGCAGCGGAGAGATGAGCAGCAACACGTCCACGCTCGGACGCACCA ctCCAGCCCCGCCCACCCAGCTGTCAATCAAGCAAGGCCCAACCAATGAGACGCTGGAGCTGTCATGGGCCGGCCCCGCCTCCGGAGACTACGACAGCTTCGCCGTGGCGTGGACGCCCCCGGACCGCCTGTCCGTGACTCGCACGCACTTGACCGTTCGCCTGCTAGGCGGCGCTTTTCCGGGACGACGCTACAACTTCACCGTGGCGACTGTCAGCGGAGGCGGGACTGGGGACGGACCTGTCGTCACCAGTCGACCAATGCAGAGGAGCGTCACAATAA GTCCGTCCCCTCTGCGTTCACTCCACTGCGTCCCCGTGTCATCATCGTGCGTGTCTTGTTCGTGGTCGCCTCCGGCGTCCGACTTGGACTCGTATGAGGTCGAGTGTCGTCGCCATGACGACGGAGAGCTGACATCGGCCCTGCGTCTGGGGGGCAAAGTCACCACGGTAACCCTGGACCAATTGGACGCGTTCAGGAAGTACGCGGTTACCGTGAGGGTGGCGTCGCACGGACACACGAGCACACCAACAGCACACACGGCCGTCACCATGATTGACC GTCCCCCGGCCCCGCCCCCCAGCATGAGCGTGAGCTCCACCGCGGCCAAGTTGACGTCGTCGTCCATCTTGTTCCGCTTCAACTGCTCATGGTTCAGCGATGTCAACGGCGCCGTCAGATACTTCGCCGTCATCGTGGCCCAGTCGGACG CCAACGACCTTCTACTGCCAGAGCAGCGCCACCCGCTGCCCTCCTACCGCCACTACGTCAACAACGCCTCCGTCAGGGCCTACCAGAGCGCCTACTTCGTCAACAGATGCCCGCAGGATGCCAACATGGCAGCCAGCCAg TTGGTGGAGGTCAATTTGGGGGCAGGAGGCGACCGACTGGGCGGGGCCTGTGACCGTTTCCGTGACGACTCCTACTTGAGTGACAGCTACGGAGACTTCTGCGACGGCCCGCTCAAGCAGAGAACTTCTTACAG ACTTGGCGTGCGAGCGTTCACACGACTGTTTGACGAAACCGGCAAAGAGTTTCCTCAACCGCTCTTTAGCGACACCTACCTGTCCTCGCCACTCAGGACACACGCAG AGCCACTAGGGGGCGCAGTGGAGGGCCTGAGCGCCAGCATGTTCCTGTTAGGCGTGACGGTGGCCGTGGTGTCCCTGCTCCTGTACAGACACCGAGTGAGGAAAGT GGCGGCGCAAGAGAACCCAGTGATGAGGATGAATCTGTGGAAGGAGGTGCCCAATGCTGGGATGTACGTGGGGGTCAAGAG CGCTCGTCGCGTGACCAG ccCGGTGAAAGCGAGTCACTTTGAGTCGCACGTGTTGAAGCTCCAAGCGGACGCCAGCGTGCTGATGTCCGAGGAGTTTGAG GACCTGAAGGACGTGGGCCGCAGTCAGACCATGGAGGCGTCGCGTCTGCCCGAGAACCGCGGCAAGAACCGCTACAACAACATCCTGCCGT ATGATTCCACGCGTGTCAAGTTGTCGTGTCTGGACGACGACTCGTGTTCCGACTACATCAACGGCAGCTACGTTCCC GGTCACAACTTCCGTCGCGAGTACGTGGCCACGCAAGGTCCACTGCCCGCCACCAAGGACGACTTCTGGAGGATGCTGTGGGAACACGGCGTGCGCGTCGTCGTCATGGTGACGCAGTGCGTGGAGAAGGGACGG GTGAAGTGCGAGCAGTACTGGCCTTGCCACAAGGAGGCGACGTACTACGGTGAGCTGCTGGTCCAGATGACATCCGAGTGGGTTCTTCCCGAGTGGACCGTCCGCGACTTCCGGATTTCCTCG GAGAGAGGCGGCAGCCCCCGCACCGTCCGCCACTTCCACTTCACCGTGTGGCCCGACCACGGCGTCCCCGACGGCACGCACTCCCTCGTCCAGTTCGTCAGGACCGTCCGCGACTTCGTGGACCGCTCGGCCACCTCCACCGCCGGGCCCACCGTCGTCCACTGCAG CGCGGGCGTGGGCCGCACGGGAACCTTCATCGCGCTGGACCGCCTGCTGCAGCAGCTGGACGCCAAAGGCAGCGTGGACGTGTATGGCTGCGTGTTTGACCTGCGCCTCCACCGCCAGCACATGGTGCAGACCGAG TGTCAGTACGCCTTCCTGCATCAATGCGTGCGCGACGTCCTGAGAGCACGCAAACATCGGAGCGACTACGCCATCTACGAAAACTTCGACCCGGACTTGTGCCGCG AGCTGATCCACTCAGGCCGCTGA